The proteins below come from a single Prolixibacter sp. NT017 genomic window:
- the ffh gene encoding signal recognition particle protein: MFENLTDRLEKSFKLLKGSGQITEINVAETLKDVRRALLDADVNFKIAKDFTNRVKDKAIGQKVLESVKPGQMMVKIVHDELAELMGGETVDISLTKSPSVILMSGLQGSGKTTFSGKLANRLKSKQKKNPLLVACDIYRPAAIEQLKVVGESIEVPVYTEEGVKDPVKIAKNAIKKAKAEGNDVVIIDTAGRLAIDEQMMQEIEAIKKAIDPEETLFVVDSMTGQDAVNTAKEFNERLDFDGVILTKLDGDTRGGAALSIRTVVEKPIKFVGTGEKMDAIDVFHPSRMSDRILGMGDIVSLVERAQEQFDEEEARKLQKKLAKNQFNFNDFLTQIQQIKKMGNLKDLAAMIPGMRKALNNIDLEDDAFKHIEAIIYSMTPDERDNPALIDGSRRKRIATGSGTNIQEVNRLIKQFGETRKMMKMVSQGGNVRNMAAKAQRGKRR, encoded by the coding sequence ATGTTTGAAAATCTTACCGACAGGTTAGAGAAATCGTTTAAACTGCTCAAAGGTTCGGGGCAGATTACCGAGATAAATGTTGCCGAAACATTAAAGGATGTTCGTCGTGCACTGCTTGACGCCGACGTAAACTTCAAAATAGCCAAAGATTTTACCAATCGTGTGAAGGACAAAGCCATCGGGCAGAAAGTGCTCGAATCGGTGAAGCCGGGACAGATGATGGTCAAAATCGTTCACGACGAGTTGGCGGAACTGATGGGAGGCGAGACGGTTGATATTTCGTTAACGAAATCACCGTCAGTGATTCTGATGTCAGGTTTGCAGGGATCTGGTAAAACTACCTTTTCCGGAAAACTGGCCAATCGTTTAAAATCGAAGCAGAAAAAGAACCCGTTGTTGGTTGCCTGCGACATCTATCGTCCGGCTGCAATCGAGCAGCTTAAGGTAGTCGGCGAATCAATTGAGGTTCCGGTATATACAGAAGAAGGTGTTAAAGACCCGGTCAAGATTGCCAAAAATGCGATTAAGAAAGCAAAAGCAGAAGGCAATGACGTGGTCATTATCGATACCGCCGGTCGTTTGGCCATCGATGAGCAGATGATGCAGGAAATCGAGGCCATTAAAAAGGCTATCGATCCGGAGGAAACGCTCTTCGTGGTTGATTCCATGACAGGTCAGGACGCTGTGAATACGGCTAAAGAGTTTAACGAACGACTCGATTTCGATGGAGTTATTCTGACTAAACTCGATGGTGATACCCGTGGTGGTGCGGCACTTTCCATTCGTACGGTAGTTGAGAAACCTATCAAATTTGTGGGTACCGGCGAAAAAATGGATGCGATTGACGTTTTCCACCCGAGTCGTATGTCCGACCGGATTCTCGGTATGGGTGATATCGTTTCGTTGGTGGAGCGTGCTCAGGAGCAATTCGACGAAGAGGAAGCCCGCAAATTACAGAAGAAACTGGCGAAGAACCAGTTCAACTTCAACGATTTCCTGACGCAGATTCAGCAAATCAAAAAGATGGGTAACCTGAAGGATTTGGCTGCGATGATTCCGGGAATGCGCAAAGCTTTGAATAATATTGATTTGGAAGACGATGCCTTCAAGCACATCGAAGCCATTATCTATTCCATGACACCTGATGAGCGTGACAATCCGGCTTTGATTGATGGTTCCCGTCGTAAGCGTATCGCTACCGGTTCAGGAACGAACATTCAGGAAGTAAACCGTTTGATTAAGCAATTCGGGGAAACCCGGAAAATGATGAAGATGGTTTCGCAGGGCGGAAATGTGCGTAACATGGCTGCTAAAGCGCAACGTGGAAAAAGAAGATAA
- the coaE gene encoding dephospho-CoA kinase (Dephospho-CoA kinase (CoaE) performs the final step in coenzyme A biosynthesis.) translates to MKQIGVTGGIGSGKSTICEIFRLLGAPVYEADAEAKKLQDENQDIKKGLINLFGSFIYFENGKLDRKKLADFIFSNKSLLKEVNELVHPVVHAHYEHWLTVNGRAPYIIYEAAILFESGFYKNMDEIILVTAPEETRIARVVSRDKLTYEQVKKRIQNQWPEEEKRKLADYIIENNNSNLVIPQVVELDKRFKNNGKIR, encoded by the coding sequence ATGAAACAAATTGGAGTAACCGGCGGGATAGGCAGCGGGAAGTCTACTATTTGCGAGATTTTCCGTTTGTTAGGTGCGCCTGTTTATGAAGCCGATGCCGAAGCCAAAAAGCTGCAGGACGAAAATCAGGATATTAAAAAAGGCCTCATTAACCTGTTTGGCTCTTTTATCTATTTCGAAAACGGGAAACTGGATCGGAAGAAGTTAGCCGACTTTATCTTTTCCAATAAGTCGTTATTAAAGGAAGTCAACGAGCTGGTTCATCCGGTTGTACACGCACATTATGAGCATTGGCTGACGGTTAATGGTCGTGCCCCGTACATTATTTACGAAGCCGCAATCTTGTTTGAAAGTGGCTTTTACAAAAACATGGATGAAATTATCCTCGTAACGGCACCAGAAGAAACACGCATCGCACGGGTAGTTAGTCGTGACAAACTAACTTACGAGCAGGTAAAAAAAAGAATTCAGAATCAGTGGCCGGAAGAGGAAAAGAGAAAACTGGCTGACTACATTATTGAGAACAACAACTCGAACCTGGTAATACCGCAGGTTGTTGAATTGGATAAACGTTTTAAGAACAATGGGAAAATTCGCTAA
- a CDS encoding M48 family metallopeptidase produces the protein MKVSRFQVRLSWIFSLFLFTACATVPLTGRQQLNLVPESEMLSMSLTQYDDFLKSNQLSNNQQETAMVKRVGKRIAAAVDQYLKDNGLGDRVKDFNWEFNLVKDSVANAWCMPGGKVVVYTGILPITKNENGLAVVMGHEIAHAIARHGNERMSQEMLVQLGGMGLAAAIDQKPEETKKIYMTAYGVGAQVGAILPYSRSHELEADKMGLMFMAMAGYDPRGAVDFWKRMEANGGSGMPEFLSTHPVDSHRIAQIKQDLPEALKYYQQAKDN, from the coding sequence ATGAAAGTTAGCCGATTTCAGGTTAGGTTATCCTGGATTTTCTCCCTTTTTCTGTTTACTGCCTGTGCAACGGTTCCGTTAACCGGAAGACAGCAGCTGAACCTGGTTCCTGAGTCTGAAATGTTGTCGATGAGTCTGACACAATACGATGACTTCCTGAAAAGTAATCAATTGTCCAACAATCAGCAGGAAACTGCAATGGTCAAGAGGGTCGGAAAGCGGATTGCCGCGGCGGTTGATCAATATCTGAAAGATAATGGTTTAGGAGATCGGGTGAAAGACTTTAACTGGGAGTTTAACCTGGTGAAAGATTCGGTAGCCAACGCATGGTGTATGCCCGGTGGAAAAGTGGTAGTTTATACCGGAATATTACCGATTACCAAAAATGAAAATGGTTTGGCCGTTGTAATGGGACACGAAATCGCCCATGCTATAGCACGCCACGGCAACGAGCGTATGAGCCAGGAGATGTTGGTTCAGCTCGGCGGAATGGGATTGGCGGCAGCTATCGATCAGAAGCCTGAAGAGACTAAAAAAATATATATGACTGCTTATGGAGTCGGCGCCCAGGTGGGAGCTATCCTTCCGTATTCGAGGAGTCACGAGCTGGAAGCGGATAAAATGGGGTTGATGTTTATGGCGATGGCCGGATATGATCCCCGAGGAGCAGTTGACTTTTGGAAGCGGATGGAGGCGAACGGAGGAAGCGGGATGCCCGAATTCCTTAGTACACACCCGGTTGATTCGCATCGGATTGCTCAAATAAAACAGGACTTACCGGAGGCTTTAAAATATTACCAACAGGCGAAGGATAATTAG
- a CDS encoding YbbR-like domain-containing protein encodes MIREIRTRIYKIKRFFRDEHPLRRDGKLFIFLICFAISSFFWTLNNLSKNYTARISFPVKYIDLPTDQKLSQPLPQRLECTVNAYGFTLLRHKLRLSFSPILINVSELKTKHKVSENNHFGFSASTEANRSMIVNQISNEIQVLNIYPDSLYFNFDPIVERKFLVKPEVNVTLLNQYMLKQSPYTTPDSVVVRGPEDVLDTLKFVSTRRQEYKNLSHSIQRNVSIAANNELQFIPRRVVLNIPVEQITEGTREIPLVIKHVPDSVDLKAFPSSIKVSYKVGLSQYDQISADSFQPSIDYDSISTSRQKLPVTMEKHPQNIISYDYYPKEVEFILEKKNSNQ; translated from the coding sequence GTGATTAGAGAAATACGAACAAGGATATATAAAATCAAAAGATTTTTCCGTGACGAACATCCGCTTCGCCGCGACGGCAAACTGTTTATATTTCTCATCTGCTTTGCGATTTCGTCCTTTTTCTGGACCCTGAATAACCTCAGTAAGAATTACACGGCCCGTATCTCCTTTCCGGTAAAATATATCGATCTTCCTACCGACCAGAAGTTATCTCAACCACTTCCGCAGCGACTGGAATGTACGGTGAATGCTTACGGCTTCACCTTGTTGCGTCACAAACTCAGGTTATCTTTCTCTCCCATTTTAATCAACGTGAGTGAACTGAAGACCAAGCACAAAGTTTCAGAAAATAATCACTTTGGTTTTTCAGCTTCAACCGAAGCCAACCGGAGCATGATTGTTAATCAGATTAGTAACGAAATCCAGGTACTGAACATTTACCCGGACAGCCTCTATTTTAATTTCGACCCGATTGTTGAACGAAAGTTTCTGGTCAAACCGGAAGTAAATGTCACCCTGTTGAACCAGTACATGTTGAAACAATCTCCTTATACCACACCCGACTCGGTAGTGGTTAGAGGCCCCGAGGATGTTTTGGATACATTAAAATTTGTATCGACCCGGAGACAAGAATACAAGAATCTTTCACACAGCATTCAGCGAAATGTTTCAATCGCCGCAAATAATGAATTACAGTTTATACCCCGCCGCGTAGTACTGAATATTCCCGTAGAACAAATAACTGAAGGAACCCGCGAAATTCCGCTCGTCATCAAGCATGTTCCCGACAGCGTTGACCTGAAGGCTTTTCCCTCGTCCATTAAGGTTTCGTACAAGGTGGGATTGAGCCAATACGATCAAATCAGTGCTGATAGTTTCCAGCCTTCCATCGATTATGACAGCATCAGCACTTCGCGTCAAAAACTTCCGGTAACGATGGAAAAACATCCACAGAATATTATTTCGTACGATTACTATCCTAAGGAAGTCGAATTTATCCTGGAAAAGAAAAACAGCAACCAATGA
- a CDS encoding TerB family tellurite resistance protein — MGKFAKWIGGGLGWTVLGPIGGLIGFIIGSVIDSADVNINQYQHPYDQTQQRKPTTQGDYVVSLLVLVAAVLKADGKVLRSELDYVKSFFKQNFGVETATEAVKSLKGLLEQNIPVAEVCHQIKRHMDYSSRLQLIHFLFGIAAADREIDPREKVLVKNIAYFLGVSDADYNSIESMFIPSTDWAYQVLEIPSTATEDEIKKAYRKMAVKYHPDKVSYLGEDVQKAAKEKFQKVNEAYEAIRQERKMV, encoded by the coding sequence ATGGGAAAATTCGCTAAATGGATTGGCGGCGGCCTGGGATGGACGGTCCTTGGCCCTATCGGAGGGTTAATCGGTTTTATTATCGGCTCGGTTATCGACAGTGCCGATGTAAATATCAATCAATACCAACATCCGTACGACCAGACACAACAACGCAAACCAACAACGCAGGGAGACTACGTGGTTAGCCTGCTGGTGCTGGTCGCAGCCGTTCTAAAAGCCGACGGCAAAGTGCTCCGTTCGGAACTGGATTACGTAAAAAGCTTCTTCAAGCAAAACTTTGGCGTTGAAACCGCTACCGAAGCGGTGAAATCGCTCAAAGGATTACTGGAACAAAACATACCGGTTGCAGAAGTCTGCCACCAAATCAAACGCCACATGGACTACTCTTCGCGGCTACAGCTGATACACTTTTTGTTTGGCATTGCAGCTGCAGACCGCGAGATTGATCCACGGGAAAAAGTACTAGTGAAAAACATTGCCTACTTCCTGGGGGTATCCGATGCTGATTACAATTCAATCGAATCTATGTTCATTCCCAGTACGGACTGGGCATACCAGGTTTTGGAGATACCTTCAACAGCCACCGAGGATGAAATCAAGAAAGCCTACCGCAAAATGGCCGTAAAGTATCACCCCGATAAAGTTAGCTACCTCGGAGAAGATGTTCAGAAAGCCGCTAAAGAAAAATTTCAAAAGGTTAACGAAGCCTACGAGGCTATCCGGCAGGAAAGAAAAATGGTTTAG
- the folD gene encoding bifunctional methylenetetrahydrofolate dehydrogenase/methenyltetrahydrofolate cyclohydrolase FolD yields the protein MILLDGKKTSAELKAEIAEEVKVLKSNGKKTPHLAAVLVGHDGGSESYVAFKMKDCAEVGFKSSLVRFEDDVTEEELLAKVDELNNDEDVDGFIVQLPLPKHISEQKIIEAIDPKKDVDGFHPINVGRMVIGLPCFVSATPDGIVDLLKRYNIETSGKNCVVVGRSNIVGRPLSVLMSQKAINATVTVAHSRTKNLKELCASADILIAALGSPEFIKGDMVKEGAVVIDVGTTRVKSDKTKSGFKLKGDVAFDEVAEKCSYITPVPGGVGPMTRVSLLKNTLLAAKGEIYS from the coding sequence ATGATTTTACTGGACGGAAAAAAGACATCGGCCGAATTAAAAGCCGAGATTGCTGAAGAAGTAAAAGTGCTGAAAAGCAATGGCAAAAAAACTCCTCATCTGGCAGCGGTACTGGTTGGTCACGATGGCGGAAGCGAGTCGTACGTAGCTTTCAAGATGAAGGATTGCGCCGAGGTCGGTTTCAAATCGAGCCTGGTTCGTTTCGAAGACGACGTGACCGAAGAAGAATTGTTGGCGAAAGTGGACGAGTTGAATAATGATGAGGATGTGGACGGATTTATCGTTCAGTTGCCTTTGCCCAAACACATTTCCGAACAGAAAATTATTGAAGCGATTGACCCGAAGAAAGATGTGGACGGATTTCATCCGATTAATGTCGGGCGCATGGTTATTGGGCTGCCTTGCTTTGTTTCGGCTACGCCCGATGGTATCGTGGATTTGTTGAAGCGTTATAATATTGAAACGTCAGGTAAGAATTGTGTCGTGGTTGGACGAAGCAACATTGTCGGTCGCCCGTTGAGTGTCCTGATGTCTCAGAAAGCGATAAATGCCACGGTGACGGTTGCTCACAGCCGTACCAAGAACCTGAAAGAGTTGTGTGCCAGCGCTGATATTCTGATTGCAGCATTGGGTTCGCCTGAGTTCATTAAAGGTGACATGGTGAAAGAAGGAGCGGTTGTTATCGACGTAGGAACCACGCGTGTAAAATCGGATAAGACGAAATCGGGCTTTAAGCTGAAAGGCGATGTAGCATTTGATGAAGTAGCTGAAAAATGTTCTTACATCACGCCTGTTCCCGGAGGTGTTGGCCCGATGACCCGTGTATCGTTATTGAAAAATACCTTGTTGGCTGCGAAAGGTGAGATTTATTCGTAG
- a CDS encoding DUF5916 domain-containing protein, whose amino-acid sequence MKKPFFLFIFFLIIASNVFGQDVQKKRYNATRLQSPLTIDGNLSEPAWRSGPWEDSFTQREPYEGKAPRQNTTFKIMYDDNFIYVGIKAFDTAPDSIVRRMSRRDNLDGDYVGVSFDSYHDLRTAFTFLVTASGVKCDAAVSNDGDNEDDTWDPIWYVKTSMTSWGWSAEMKIPFTQLRFKKNSSSVWGLEAARYIYRYAETDFWQPIARNAPGFVYLYGELGGLSNIKPKKQLDLTPYVVAGVESYPKEEGNPFSTGHKNRLNAGLDGKIGVTNNLTLDFTINPDFGQVEADPSEVNLTAFETFFREKRPFFIEGKSITSFPLGFGDGDLSTENLFYSRRIGRRPQYEPDLRDNEYIDSPKNTSIIGAAKLTGKTESGWSVGIIESVAAEEKAKIAYEGEQRKQTVEPLTNYFVGRLQKDLNKGNTLIGGMVTNTSRQLDNVLKDYLHRSATTGGLDFTQYFNDKNYLLSVHGAFSKVEGTKEALLETQTSSRHYYQRPDATHIHLDSTRTSLSGYGGNIQFGKIGGDLKFLLAAMAKSPGLELNDVGYLRSTDQIFQVFWMGYRFNEPKGIMRKANLNLNQWNVWDFSGQYLNSGGNVNSYIEFKNYWSFHSGINFDSDEVDNYILRGGPGMIVPGGLNIWYGIETDERKKLKLSYFGSNNWNKYNSRTSCSYSPEIEYRPNNTLNFSLEPSLYKQKRELQYVDEYSVNGNNRYLMAHLDQKVLSFSMRVNINLTPDLTIQYWGQPFFASGKYNAFKMITDPKADRFSDRFQLYSPNQLTYNNSEEMYYIDENQDGTNDYSFEQPDFNFNEFLSNLVVRWEYTPGSTVYLVWSQSRDYSDSLGDFNLDRSFDNLFNGNQPYNIFLVKFSYRIGLH is encoded by the coding sequence ATGAAAAAACCGTTTTTTCTATTCATATTTTTTCTCATTATAGCGAGTAACGTATTCGGACAGGACGTTCAGAAGAAACGCTACAATGCCACCAGACTTCAGTCACCGCTCACCATCGATGGAAATCTGTCGGAACCAGCCTGGCGATCCGGGCCGTGGGAAGACAGCTTTACGCAAAGGGAGCCATACGAAGGGAAAGCGCCCCGCCAGAATACGACTTTCAAAATTATGTATGACGATAACTTTATTTATGTTGGCATAAAAGCTTTCGACACCGCCCCCGACAGCATCGTCAGAAGAATGAGCCGGCGGGACAATCTCGACGGAGATTATGTGGGCGTTTCATTTGACAGTTATCATGACCTCCGTACCGCTTTCACTTTCCTGGTAACCGCTTCGGGAGTTAAATGCGATGCAGCTGTCAGCAACGACGGCGACAATGAAGATGACACCTGGGACCCGATTTGGTACGTGAAAACAAGCATGACTTCGTGGGGCTGGAGCGCCGAAATGAAAATACCTTTTACTCAGCTGCGTTTTAAAAAGAACTCATCTTCAGTTTGGGGTTTGGAGGCCGCACGTTACATCTATCGTTATGCCGAAACCGATTTTTGGCAACCGATTGCCCGCAATGCGCCCGGATTTGTCTATTTGTACGGAGAACTGGGGGGATTAAGCAACATTAAACCGAAGAAACAGCTCGACCTGACTCCCTACGTGGTGGCCGGAGTAGAATCGTACCCAAAAGAAGAGGGCAATCCATTTTCGACCGGCCACAAAAACCGGTTGAATGCCGGCCTTGACGGAAAGATTGGTGTAACCAATAACCTAACTCTTGACTTCACCATTAATCCCGATTTCGGCCAGGTAGAAGCGGATCCATCAGAAGTCAATTTAACTGCCTTCGAAACTTTCTTCCGCGAAAAGCGCCCTTTCTTCATCGAAGGAAAAAGTATTACCAGTTTCCCGTTAGGATTTGGTGACGGCGATCTTTCCACCGAGAACCTGTTTTACTCGCGCCGAATAGGACGCAGACCTCAATACGAACCGGACTTGCGAGACAACGAATACATCGACAGTCCGAAAAACACCTCAATCATTGGTGCAGCCAAATTAACTGGCAAGACGGAATCGGGTTGGTCGGTCGGAATCATTGAAAGTGTTGCCGCGGAAGAAAAAGCAAAAATTGCATACGAAGGAGAACAGCGGAAACAAACGGTAGAGCCTTTAACCAACTATTTCGTTGGACGTTTGCAGAAAGACTTAAACAAAGGGAATACACTGATTGGCGGAATGGTCACCAACACTTCCCGCCAACTCGATAATGTTTTGAAAGACTACCTCCATCGTTCGGCGACAACCGGAGGACTTGATTTCACCCAATATTTCAACGACAAAAATTACCTGCTCTCTGTACACGGAGCTTTTAGTAAAGTAGAGGGAACTAAAGAGGCACTACTGGAAACCCAAACCTCTTCCAGACATTATTATCAGCGACCCGACGCAACACATATTCATTTAGATAGCACAAGAACAAGCCTTTCGGGATATGGAGGAAATATCCAATTCGGAAAGATTGGCGGAGATCTGAAATTCCTGCTGGCTGCTATGGCTAAATCTCCGGGACTTGAACTGAACGATGTGGGTTACCTACGCTCCACCGACCAGATTTTCCAGGTTTTCTGGATGGGTTACCGTTTTAACGAGCCCAAAGGAATCATGCGGAAAGCCAATTTGAACCTGAACCAATGGAACGTATGGGATTTCAGCGGACAATACCTCAATTCCGGAGGGAATGTAAATAGTTACATTGAGTTTAAAAACTATTGGTCATTCCATTCCGGAATCAATTTCGACAGCGACGAGGTAGACAATTACATTCTGCGGGGAGGTCCGGGTATGATTGTCCCGGGAGGATTGAATATTTGGTACGGAATCGAGACCGACGAACGCAAGAAACTGAAACTATCCTACTTTGGAAGTAACAACTGGAACAAATACAACAGTCGCACCTCATGCTCGTATTCACCTGAAATTGAATACAGACCAAACAATACGCTCAATTTCAGTTTGGAGCCATCGCTGTACAAACAGAAAAGAGAGTTGCAGTATGTGGATGAATATTCAGTAAACGGGAATAATCGCTACCTGATGGCACATCTCGACCAAAAAGTATTGAGTTTTTCGATGCGTGTTAACATTAACCTGACGCCCGATCTAACCATTCAGTACTGGGGACAACCGTTTTTCGCTTCCGGAAAATACAACGCGTTTAAGATGATTACCGATCCCAAAGCCGATCGATTCTCCGACAGGTTCCAGCTCTATTCTCCAAATCAGCTGACTTACAACAATTCAGAGGAGATGTACTACATCGACGAAAATCAGGATGGAACTAATGATTATTCCTTCGAGCAACCGGACTTTAATTTCAACGAGTTTCTATCTAATCTGGTTGTTCGCTGGGAATATACGCCTGGTTCAACGGTTTATCTTGTTTGGTCTCAATCAAGAGATTATTCCGACAGCTTAGGTGATTTTAATTTGGACAGGAGTTTCGATAACTTATTCAACGGCAACCAACCGTACAATATTTTCTTAGTCAAATTCTCGTACCGTATCGGGTTACACTAA
- a CDS encoding DUF3276 family protein, which produces MEGIDKKDGTDNHDKGDKKFREEIYSKAVRAGKRTYFFDVKMTRKDEYYLTITESKKKFDQDGKYHFEKHKIFLYKEDFGKFSDGLTEIIDYIQERQPYEPRETEEKDVLKEYSDVEFEDLASS; this is translated from the coding sequence ATGGAAGGTATTGATAAAAAGGATGGAACTGATAATCACGACAAAGGTGATAAGAAGTTTCGTGAAGAGATTTATTCGAAAGCTGTAAGAGCTGGAAAAAGAACGTACTTTTTTGATGTAAAAATGACTCGTAAGGACGAGTATTATCTAACCATCACGGAAAGTAAGAAAAAGTTTGATCAGGATGGCAAGTACCATTTCGAAAAACACAAAATCTTCCTGTACAAAGAGGATTTCGGCAAATTTTCGGATGGACTTACAGAGATTATCGATTACATTCAGGAACGTCAGCCTTATGAACCTCGTGAAACTGAGGAAAAGGATGTACTAAAAGAGTACTCTGACGTTGAGTTCGAAGATTTGGCATCAAGCTAA